From Chloroflexia bacterium SDU3-3, one genomic window encodes:
- a CDS encoding class I SAM-dependent methyltransferase, translating into MNRQATTCPVCDSTHVSQKYHKFSLTMYQCRRCTVIFTSPQPKQEDILGRYSKNWFEQEYLPSYGINPETPNLEPLSARFSSEIKPLELFYQSGNILDIGAGAGLFLSQAKKHNWKVHGVEISSYGPAYAKKHFDIDIFQGDLFDSEFPDDYFDVVILQDTIEHVPDPLRIMQEINRILRIGGAVIISTPNFDSISRKIFQKHWSLISPSEHLFLFNMKSMLYLLRKTGFNPYTLHTSQDVHDNLFHAGQNPLALQARKTFLQIARQKLAPHLVIKLSLGTELHSIAVKSASIF; encoded by the coding sequence ATGAATCGCCAGGCGACTACTTGCCCGGTATGTGATAGCACGCATGTATCTCAAAAATATCATAAGTTTAGCCTGACCATGTATCAGTGCAGGCGCTGCACGGTAATATTTACCTCGCCCCAGCCAAAGCAGGAAGATATTCTTGGAAGGTACTCCAAAAATTGGTTTGAGCAAGAGTATCTTCCTTCTTATGGAATAAACCCCGAGACCCCAAACCTTGAGCCGCTCAGCGCTCGTTTCTCCAGCGAGATAAAGCCGCTTGAGCTGTTCTATCAGAGTGGGAATATTCTTGACATCGGCGCAGGCGCGGGCTTATTCCTAAGCCAAGCCAAGAAGCACAACTGGAAGGTTCATGGAGTAGAGATCTCCTCATATGGGCCAGCATACGCAAAAAAGCACTTTGATATTGACATCTTTCAAGGAGATCTATTTGACTCCGAGTTCCCCGATGACTATTTTGATGTGGTCATCCTACAAGATACTATCGAGCATGTCCCTGATCCGCTGCGCATTATGCAGGAGATAAACCGCATCCTCAGAATCGGAGGCGCGGTGATCATCTCAACTCCAAATTTTGATAGCATCTCGCGAAAAATATTTCAAAAACACTGGTCGCTTATCAGCCCATCCGAGCACTTATTTCTCTTCAACATGAAGTCAATGCTCTACCTTCTAAGGAAAACCGGATTTAACCCCTACACGCTGCATACCAGCCAAGATGTTCATGACAATCTCTTTCATGCTGGGCAGAACCCACTGGCGCTCCAGGCAAGGAAAACTTTCCTACAGATTGCTAGGCAAAAACTTGCGCCTCACCTTGTGATCAAGCTCTCGCTAGGCACCGAGCTTCACTCAATTGCAGTCAAAAGCGCTAGCATCTTTTAG